From the genome of Winogradskyella forsetii, one region includes:
- the thrA gene encoding bifunctional aspartate kinase/homoserine dehydrogenase I, with product MKVLKFGGTSVGSAENINKVISILDQQSKHSKIAVVVSAVGGITDKLLEAANLACNKDLEYKQVYNAIWSRHNTVVEGLFENSENDQSLQNYHEKLHDLVSEKLNDLRSLLDGIYLINELSPKTKDKLLSFGEALSSTIIYHTLKSRKLEASLKNAQDLIVTDLNYNNAAVNFDLTNANIQSFFESDTHALVLLPGFVSKSASGEITTLGRGGSDYTAAIVAAALDAEELQIWTDVSGMFTTNPKLVKQAAPIVQLSYQEAVELSHFGAKVLYPPTVMPVLKKKIPIVIKNTMEPEAVGTTISQEVTSNGSPVKGLSNIDNIALLTLQGNGMVGVPGFSKRLFETLAQEKINIILITQSSSEHSICFGISDKDAARAKEVIDIVFEYEIALQKIDPLVVETDLSIIAVIGDKMKSHQGISGKMFSTLGKNNVNIRAIAQGASERNISAVIHKNDVKKALNSLHEQFFEIKTKQINLFITGVGNVGERLIEQIKQQKAYVKENFKISLRVAGLSNSRHMIVDDEGINLKDWKQQLEAGEKASLEGFFEHAKQLNLRNSVFVDITANEAVSNIYGDYLKKSISVVACNKIACSGNMGYYNELKALSRQYNASFLFETNVGAGLPVIDTLSHLITSGDKVNTIQAVLSGSLNFIFNNFNAETTFHDVVKQAQEEGYTEPDPRIDLSGIDVARKVLILARESGHSIELSDLESDNFLTEAAMNADTVDAFFDTLKNDEAYYQGLFKSAEEKNCQLKFVAELDNGKAKVGLQEIPEGHPFYNLKGKDNIVMFYTQRYPEQPMIIKGAGAGADVTASGLFADIIRIANN from the coding sequence GTTGGCGGAATTACAGATAAATTATTAGAAGCCGCGAATTTGGCCTGTAATAAAGATTTGGAATACAAACAGGTCTATAACGCTATTTGGTCCAGACACAATACCGTTGTTGAAGGTCTTTTTGAAAATTCTGAAAACGACCAAAGTCTTCAAAATTATCATGAAAAATTACATGATTTGGTTTCAGAAAAATTAAATGACCTTAGAAGTCTATTAGATGGTATCTATCTAATTAATGAATTATCTCCAAAAACAAAAGACAAGCTTTTGAGTTTTGGTGAAGCTTTGTCTTCTACAATTATTTACCACACACTTAAATCAAGAAAATTAGAGGCGTCCTTAAAAAATGCTCAAGATTTAATTGTCACGGATTTAAATTATAACAATGCGGCCGTAAATTTTGACTTGACCAACGCTAATATTCAGTCATTTTTTGAGTCTGATACACACGCTTTAGTGTTATTACCAGGTTTTGTATCAAAATCCGCAAGTGGAGAAATCACCACTTTGGGCCGTGGAGGTTCAGATTATACAGCAGCCATCGTTGCTGCGGCTTTAGATGCAGAGGAATTACAAATCTGGACAGACGTGAGCGGTATGTTTACGACCAATCCTAAATTAGTAAAGCAGGCAGCGCCAATTGTCCAGTTATCGTATCAAGAAGCTGTAGAGTTATCGCATTTTGGTGCGAAAGTTTTATATCCACCAACAGTAATGCCTGTGCTTAAAAAGAAGATTCCTATTGTAATCAAAAACACCATGGAGCCTGAAGCCGTTGGTACTACAATTAGTCAAGAAGTGACCTCAAATGGCTCGCCAGTTAAAGGATTGAGTAATATAGATAATATTGCGTTGTTAACCTTGCAAGGCAATGGTATGGTTGGCGTACCTGGTTTTAGTAAACGTTTGTTTGAAACGCTCGCCCAAGAGAAAATCAATATTATTTTAATTACACAATCATCCTCAGAACATTCCATCTGTTTCGGAATTTCAGATAAGGATGCGGCACGAGCTAAGGAAGTTATAGATATCGTTTTTGAATATGAAATTGCACTTCAAAAAATTGACCCACTAGTCGTAGAAACAGATTTATCCATCATCGCGGTTATTGGTGATAAGATGAAAAGCCATCAAGGTATAAGTGGTAAAATGTTTAGCACATTGGGTAAAAACAATGTTAATATTAGAGCGATTGCTCAAGGCGCTTCAGAACGTAATATTTCTGCCGTCATCCATAAAAATGATGTAAAAAAAGCTTTGAACAGTCTACACGAGCAGTTTTTTGAAATCAAGACCAAACAAATCAACTTGTTTATTACTGGTGTTGGAAATGTGGGCGAACGTTTGATTGAGCAAATCAAACAACAAAAGGCTTACGTCAAAGAAAATTTTAAAATTAGTCTGAGAGTTGCTGGTTTATCCAACTCGCGACACATGATCGTTGACGACGAAGGCATTAATTTAAAAGACTGGAAACAACAACTAGAAGCTGGAGAAAAAGCGAGCTTAGAAGGTTTCTTTGAACATGCAAAACAGCTGAATTTAAGAAATTCCGTTTTTGTGGATATCACAGCAAACGAAGCCGTTTCAAATATTTATGGTGATTATTTAAAGAAGAGTATTTCTGTCGTAGCTTGTAATAAAATTGCCTGTTCAGGAAATATGGGATACTACAATGAACTCAAAGCTTTATCGCGTCAATACAATGCCTCATTTTTGTTCGAAACCAATGTTGGTGCAGGATTACCGGTCATTGACACTTTAAGCCATTTAATTACTTCTGGAGATAAAGTAAATACGATTCAAGCGGTTTTATCTGGAAGTCTTAATTTCATCTTTAATAATTTTAATGCTGAAACAACCTTTCACGATGTCGTAAAACAAGCACAGGAAGAAGGTTATACAGAACCAGACCCACGAATCGATTTGAGCGGCATAGATGTCGCCAGAAAAGTTCTAATTTTAGCAAGGGAAAGTGGGCATTCCATTGAGTTATCAGATTTAGAAAGCGATAACTTTTTAACGGAAGCTGCCATGAATGCTGATACGGTTGATGCCTTTTTTGACACCTTAAAAAATGATGAAGCATATTATCAAGGATTATTCAAATCAGCTGAAGAAAAGAATTGTCAATTAAAATTTGTTGCAGAGCTTGATAATGGAAAAGCTAAAGTGGGACTTCAAGAAATTCCAGAAGGTCATCCGTTTTATAATCTCAAAGGGAAAGACAATATCGTCATGTTTTACACACAGCGTTATCCCGAACAACCGATGATTATTAAAGGTGCTGGAGCTGGTGCTGATGTTACGGCCTCTGGTTTGTTTGCTGATATTATACGCATTGCTAATAATTAA